Within the Acetonema longum DSM 6540 genome, the region ATACCCTGCAGCACGCACCCGGACAACGCCAGGTTCATCCCCACCATCGCCCCCAATAAGACCCTGGGCAGCCGGATATTATAAATAATTTGATAATTTTCTCCGGTAGTGCGCCCTGTCAGCACTTGCCAGATCTCTTGCCAGCTGACCGCTACCGCCCCCCATAAAATTCCGCTGAAAATCATGCCGAGCAACAGCCCTATAGCAGCCAAACTTACGCCGTTGCGCAAAGATATCCTAGGGTCCTTTAACGTACTGTTGGCCAAATTCATAAATGGCTCCCCTCATAAAAATATTACCGGAACTACAAAAGCGGTCGGCCATTGACGCAGCATTTAGCCGTCACGGCTTCGCAGCCTTGTATTATTTGAATCGTACCGCATTTGGGGCATTTAATTTCAATGGTCTGGGCAATACCCCGGCAGAGCAGCCTGCTGCAATGCTTGCAACGTATAGGCGGCAAGGCTTCTTTTCGTTTCCTTTCGTCTGCCCGATCGCAACCGGCCATCATCCGCAATCTCTCCTTTTTTCTCCCGAACTGTGTCAGTCTTAAGGCCTGTACTCCGCAGTAAAAAAACTCCGCGCGATATAAGACCGCAACGGAGCTCTTGGCTCTCTTCTCTGCAGGTATGGAAGCATCTGAAACCTCATTGATTTGATGATAATGAATTTCATTATCATTTTATCCTGCGCTTTATCGTTTTGTCAAGAGGGATATATTGAAATCTTTCCCATATATGAATAAAAGAACCTGCTGAAGCCAGCAGGTTCTTTTGTCTTGTGATCGCCCTACCTGTTCTCCCGAAAAGTCACGAATTTCTGACAGCGTGACGAAAACGGGCGGGAGACTGTACGCTCGGAAGGTACCTTGATACTAGAAAGCTGTGGAGCAGCGTGGGATTAAGGAGAAAAGAGGTCGCTTTCCGACTGAGACCGCCGCAGGAGGCTGAAGCAACACAATGGGCTTTTTCAACGATCCTTAATAGCGTTTGCGTTTATTGGACGCGGGTATCCCCAGTTCCTCGCGATATTTGGTCACAGTGCGCCGGGATACGGCGATGCCCTGTTGCTGCAAACGTTCCATGATGGTTTGATCGCTAAAGGGCTGGCCTGAAGCTTCGCCGGCAACCATCTCTTTGATTTCACGTTTTACCCGGGAAGACGAAAGCTGGGCTCCGCCGCTGCCTGAAACACCGGCGGAAAAGAAGGTGCGCAACGAAAACACGCCATGGGGAGTAGAAGCATATTTATTGGCAATCGCCCGGCTGACGGTGGATTCATGGATTCCCAGCTGATCGGCCACCCGCCGCATGGTTAAAGGCGCCAAATGTTTAGGCCCCAACTCGAAGAAATCTTTCTGGCAGTCCAGGATAGCGCCGACCACATTATACAGGGTGCGCCGCCGCTGCTCAATGCTTTTCATCAGCCACACCGCGGCATGAATCCTGCCTTCCACGTATTTTTTGGCCTCAGAGTCAATATCCCGCATGACCCGGCGGTAATACGGATTAATGACCAGGCGCGGAATCGAATGATCATTAATGATGATTACAAACGAATTGCCGACCTTGTCAATATTCACATCCGGTACGATATAGCCTGATTCCGAGCCGCTGCTGAAGGCACTGCCGGGTTTTGGATTCAGAGTCCGGATAATGTCGACAGCCTGCTGCACCTCACGGGGCGTGACCTGGAGCTGATCGGCGATCTGTTTCAGGTGGCTGTTGGCCACTTCCTCCAGGTATCGGTCCACGATTACCCTCACCAAAACATCCTGGATACGACGATGATCCAGCTGGATATTCAGACATTCTTTTAAATCTCTGGCCCCCACACCCACCGGATCAAAGGATTGAATCACCCGCAGGACTTTTTTCGCGGCTTCAGGCTGGACCCCCAGTGCGGCGGCCGCATCCTCAACGGAGCAGGATAAATACCCCTGGTCATCGATGCAGCCAATCAGGTAGCCACCGATGCACAAAGCCGCCGGACTAAGGGGCGAGAATCTGAGCTGCAGCTCCAGATGCTCCTGCAAAGTGACGGCTGATTTAGCGAACCCCTCAAAAGAAGTCTTCTCGTCCGAAACTGTGGTTTCGCCGGCATCATAACCTTGATTGAAGTAATTCTCCCACTCCAGGTATTC harbors:
- a CDS encoding Com family DNA-binding transcriptional regulator, with product MMAGCDRADERKRKEALPPIRCKHCSRLLCRGIAQTIEIKCPKCGTIQIIQGCEAVTAKCCVNGRPLL
- the rpoN gene encoding RNA polymerase factor sigma-54 — translated: MRMEFGLKLDVNQKLVMTPQLCQAIAILQLSTLELAEMVEQEMLENPVLELADVQADSDGEESESGESAESTLPEAESDQQVKEYLEWENYFNQGYDAGETTVSDEKTSFEGFAKSAVTLQEHLELQLRFSPLSPAALCIGGYLIGCIDDQGYLSCSVEDAAAALGVQPEAAKKVLRVIQSFDPVGVGARDLKECLNIQLDHRRIQDVLVRVIVDRYLEEVANSHLKQIADQLQVTPREVQQAVDIIRTLNPKPGSAFSSGSESGYIVPDVNIDKVGNSFVIIINDHSIPRLVINPYYRRVMRDIDSEAKKYVEGRIHAAVWLMKSIEQRRRTLYNVVGAILDCQKDFFELGPKHLAPLTMRRVADQLGIHESTVSRAIANKYASTPHGVFSLRTFFSAGVSGSGGAQLSSSRVKREIKEMVAGEASGQPFSDQTIMERLQQQGIAVSRRTVTKYREELGIPASNKRKRY